In a genomic window of Flavobacterium sp. KACC 22761:
- a CDS encoding TonB-dependent receptor encodes MKINLKHFLWLMLVLSVQIAVAQGGSISGTVTDSKGVPIPGVNIVLKGTKISTQTDFDGNFKIQANTGDVLVASYVSFATVEVKASNAMTIKMVETQNELEAVLVVGYGTQSKKNLTDNIARVTAKDIQQVPVANVQNALVGKLAGVQITQTNGKVEGGMNIRVRGAASISASTQPLYVLDGIPLITDDESSNGAPTNPLLTLSPNEIESIDVLKDASSAAIYGARGANGVVIITTKKGKEGKGNFSLNFSQGISEATHTKKFLNAKQYVELLQEAGRNVDDLESVEDELDYLSQGTDWRNGEIDTNWQDIALRTGYTTDADFSVSGGDDKTKYFFAGAYNNTTGIVDSNDLERITARSNVSHKITDHFTAGMNIGFSRSVINRVQDDNSFSTPMQSLAQAPISQARLDDGTPNPNTEYVNYLLAKDNTSWKTIMRRVTGKIFGELKLVKGLKFNSDFAYDLLTQTEDYWQGKNAPFMATDGAVFASSVNTESYIFSNYFTYDLTFAENHTINAVAGMEFNKYNRRYQDVNSIYFPNDNFHTVDGGAEVNEGHGSETDYAFVSQFGRFNYSFKNKYLFKASIRRDGSSRFGKNERFAVFPAFSAGWVMSQEEFLKDNTVLSYLKLKASWGQVGNAEVGNFASRQLYRPSSYNLKSGLTFSQAGNDNLTWEKSSQTDVGVEVGFINKINLEVDYYDKRTDGLLFAKPLALSSGATSINTNIGEIKSNGFEFTLNTKNVETEKFKWTTSFNLTTNQSKVKSLPNNNTDVISNYNINRVGENISSFYLVEYAGVDPANGDALFVKNTVNADGNLDKSTTNDYSEAKRIVAGNPFPTLMSGLTNTMNYKNFDFNFTFQGEWGASIYNSAGIYMSTAADYFDNQTADQLNRWQNPGDITNVPQARFGGSNGTQESTRYLDKADFIRLRNVTLGYSLPKETVQKAGMSNLRIYFTAVNLLTFTNYEGTDPEARRDDSGIGEDFYSAPPARTMAIGVNINF; translated from the coding sequence ATGAAAATTAATTTAAAGCATTTTTTGTGGCTAATGCTCGTTTTAAGCGTGCAAATAGCTGTGGCTCAAGGAGGGTCAATTTCTGGAACCGTAACAGACAGTAAGGGAGTTCCTATTCCAGGAGTAAATATTGTATTAAAAGGAACAAAAATCAGCACTCAGACTGATTTTGATGGAAATTTTAAAATTCAAGCCAATACTGGCGATGTTTTAGTTGCCAGTTATGTTAGTTTTGCTACTGTCGAGGTAAAAGCCTCAAATGCTATGACAATCAAAATGGTTGAAACGCAAAATGAACTTGAAGCCGTTCTTGTGGTAGGTTACGGTACACAATCAAAAAAGAATTTAACTGATAATATAGCTCGTGTAACAGCAAAAGATATTCAACAAGTACCTGTTGCAAACGTACAAAATGCGTTAGTAGGTAAACTAGCCGGAGTACAAATTACACAAACAAATGGTAAAGTTGAAGGAGGAATGAACATTAGAGTTCGCGGAGCTGCGAGTATTAGCGCTAGCACACAGCCTTTGTATGTTTTAGATGGGATTCCGCTTATTACAGATGACGAATCTAGCAATGGAGCACCAACAAATCCATTGTTGACATTAAGCCCTAACGAAATCGAATCAATTGACGTTTTAAAAGATGCTTCTTCTGCGGCAATTTATGGAGCTCGTGGAGCTAATGGAGTTGTCATCATTACAACTAAAAAAGGTAAAGAAGGAAAAGGAAATTTCTCTTTAAACTTCTCTCAAGGTATCAGTGAAGCCACTCACACTAAAAAATTCCTGAATGCAAAGCAATATGTTGAATTATTGCAAGAAGCTGGACGAAATGTTGATGATTTAGAATCTGTTGAAGATGAATTGGACTATTTATCTCAAGGAACAGATTGGCGAAACGGAGAAATCGATACGAATTGGCAAGATATCGCTTTGCGTACAGGTTACACTACTGATGCCGATTTTTCTGTATCTGGAGGTGATGATAAAACAAAATATTTCTTTGCAGGAGCTTACAACAATACTACGGGAATTGTTGACAGCAATGATTTAGAAAGAATAACGGCGAGATCAAACGTATCTCATAAAATTACAGACCATTTTACAGCCGGAATGAATATTGGTTTCTCAAGATCAGTTATCAATAGGGTTCAAGATGACAATTCATTCTCTACTCCTATGCAATCTCTTGCTCAGGCTCCAATTTCGCAAGCAAGATTAGACGATGGTACTCCAAATCCAAATACGGAGTATGTCAATTATTTATTGGCAAAAGACAATACTTCTTGGAAAACTATTATGAGAAGAGTTACAGGAAAAATATTCGGAGAATTAAAACTGGTAAAAGGATTGAAATTCAATTCTGATTTTGCTTATGACTTACTGACTCAGACCGAGGATTATTGGCAAGGCAAAAATGCTCCTTTTATGGCAACTGACGGAGCTGTATTTGCAAGTTCTGTAAATACTGAAAGCTATATTTTTAGTAATTACTTTACATATGACCTTACTTTTGCTGAAAACCATACTATCAATGCTGTTGCCGGTATGGAATTCAACAAATACAACAGAAGATACCAAGACGTAAACAGTATTTATTTTCCAAATGACAATTTTCATACTGTTGATGGTGGTGCAGAAGTTAATGAAGGACATGGTTCTGAAACAGACTATGCCTTTGTTTCTCAATTCGGGCGTTTCAATTATAGCTTCAAAAACAAGTATCTTTTCAAAGCAAGTATCCGTCGTGATGGATCATCTCGTTTTGGAAAAAATGAAAGATTTGCGGTTTTCCCTGCATTTTCTGCCGGTTGGGTTATGTCGCAGGAAGAATTCTTGAAAGACAATACTGTTTTAAGTTATTTAAAATTAAAAGCTAGCTGGGGTCAAGTTGGAAATGCAGAAGTAGGTAACTTTGCGTCACGCCAATTGTACAGACCTAGCTCTTACAACTTAAAATCGGGATTGACTTTTAGCCAAGCTGGAAATGATAATCTTACTTGGGAAAAATCATCTCAAACAGATGTTGGAGTTGAAGTTGGTTTCATCAACAAAATTAATTTGGAAGTAGATTATTATGATAAACGTACTGATGGTCTTCTTTTTGCAAAACCTTTGGCTTTAAGCTCTGGTGCTACATCAATCAATACAAACATTGGAGAAATAAAAAGCAACGGATTTGAATTTACTTTGAACACAAAAAATGTTGAAACAGAAAAATTCAAATGGACAACTAGTTTCAACCTGACAACAAACCAATCGAAAGTAAAATCACTTCCAAATAATAATACTGATGTGATTAGCAATTATAACATCAACCGTGTTGGGGAAAACATTTCATCATTTTATTTAGTTGAATACGCGGGCGTTGATCCTGCAAATGGAGATGCTCTTTTTGTAAAAAACACTGTAAATGCTGACGGAAATCTTGATAAAAGCACTACTAACGATTACAGCGAAGCTAAAAGAATCGTTGCCGGAAATCCTTTCCCAACTTTAATGTCTGGATTGACCAATACGATGAATTATAAAAATTTTGACTTTAACTTTACCTTTCAAGGCGAATGGGGAGCGAGCATTTACAACTCGGCAGGAATTTATATGTCGACTGCTGCAGATTATTTTGACAACCAAACCGCAGATCAGCTAAATCGTTGGCAAAATCCAGGCGATATCACAAATGTGCCTCAAGCTAGATTTGGAGGTTCAAACGGAACACAGGAATCCACTCGTTATCTAGACAAAGCCGATTTTATTCGTTTACGCAACGTTACACTAGGTTATTCATTACCTAAAGAAACTGTACAAAAAGCAGGAATGAGTAATTTAAGAATTTATTTTACAGCTGTAAACTTGCTTACTTTTACAAATTATGAAGGAACAGATCCAGAAGCAAGAAGAGATGACTCAGGAATTGGAGAGGATTTTTACTCTGCGCCGCCTGCAAGAACTATGGCAATTGGAGTAAATATTAATTTTTAA
- a CDS encoding RagB/SusD family nutrient uptake outer membrane protein, giving the protein MKANKLILLIIFAVFFTSCEDQLNLDPKQAEDASVTLSTEEGITNILTGTYAIAANGNGYGGRVLLYADLLGVTGTLSTTDLRWRGTYGELRQMYLKTMVSNNVIIEGTYSRLYSMINAANTVIENIDKVKDPGKQAVMIGEANFLRSLAYFDLVRFFAKPYVAGQANSQLGVVIRPNAIYDFSADLSKERSTVDEVYKVIIDGLNLAYTNLPEENGFYADKYSAKALLARVYLQQQNYAAARDAANDVIENSGHALSAKYADAFNHDTDKPEDVFAIQITKQTGLNDMVTFYASEGNGGRGGDFSIRNAYLAKFSDPDDRAVFNYVNDDNGRLLTSKFTDQFGDVPLIRLAEMYLIRAESNLRAGTAVGNTPLDDINIIRSRANADELTTVTVDDILLERQLELGMEGFLIHDIRRTKQSIDISTDGDGSDLIPYDANRLVFPIPLKEMDANKKITQNPGYGS; this is encoded by the coding sequence ATGAAAGCAAATAAATTAATCTTACTTATAATTTTCGCAGTCTTTTTTACAAGCTGTGAAGATCAATTAAATTTAGACCCTAAGCAGGCTGAAGATGCATCGGTTACATTGAGTACCGAGGAAGGTATTACAAATATACTAACAGGAACTTATGCGATTGCCGCAAACGGAAATGGTTACGGCGGAAGAGTTTTGCTTTATGCTGATTTACTTGGCGTGACAGGTACATTAAGCACTACCGACTTAAGATGGAGAGGAACTTATGGCGAGCTTAGACAAATGTACCTTAAGACAATGGTGTCTAACAACGTAATTATTGAAGGAACATATTCTAGACTTTATTCAATGATCAATGCTGCAAATACTGTTATTGAAAACATTGACAAAGTAAAAGATCCGGGCAAACAAGCTGTTATGATTGGAGAAGCAAATTTTTTAAGATCATTAGCTTATTTTGACTTGGTTCGATTTTTTGCAAAACCTTATGTAGCTGGACAAGCTAACTCTCAATTGGGAGTTGTTATCAGGCCTAATGCTATTTATGATTTTAGTGCAGATCTTTCAAAAGAAAGAAGCACTGTCGATGAAGTTTATAAAGTAATTATTGATGGATTAAACTTGGCTTATACTAATCTTCCTGAAGAAAACGGTTTTTATGCCGACAAATATTCAGCTAAGGCTTTGCTAGCAAGAGTTTATCTGCAACAGCAAAATTACGCCGCAGCAAGAGATGCAGCAAATGACGTTATAGAAAATAGTGGCCATGCATTATCTGCAAAATATGCTGATGCATTCAATCATGATACAGACAAACCAGAAGATGTTTTTGCCATTCAAATTACAAAACAAACCGGTTTGAATGATATGGTGACTTTTTACGCTTCTGAAGGAAATGGAGGCCGTGGTGGAGATTTCTCTATCAGAAACGCTTATTTAGCTAAATTCAGCGATCCTGACGATAGAGCAGTTTTCAATTATGTTAATGACGATAACGGAAGACTTTTGACTTCTAAATTTACAGATCAGTTTGGAGATGTGCCGCTTATTCGTTTAGCTGAAATGTATTTAATACGAGCCGAAAGCAATTTACGTGCAGGAACTGCCGTTGGAAATACACCGCTTGACGATATCAATATTATTCGTTCAAGAGCAAACGCTGATGAATTGACAACCGTAACTGTTGATGATATTTTGTTAGAGCGCCAATTAGAATTAGGAATGGAAGGGTTTTTAATTCACGACATCCGCAGAACAAAACAATCTATTGATATCAGTACTGATGGAGATGGTTCAGATTTGATTCCGTATGACGCAAATAGATTGGTATTCCCTATTCCTCTTAAAGAAATGGATGCAAACAAAAAAATTACTCAAAATCCAGGTTATGGAAGCTAA
- the rocD gene encoding ornithine--oxo-acid transaminase, whose protein sequence is MTHTENILSSKSEVLIEKENKYGAHNYHPLPVVLERGEGVYVWDVDGKKYFDFLSAYSAVNQGHCHPKIVKAMVDQAQKLTLTSRAFYNDKLGNYEEYITKYFGFDKVLPMNTGAEAVETALKICRKWAYEVKGIPENQAQVIVCENNFHGRTTTIISFSNDETARKNFGPFTDGFIKIEYDNLEALEKALESSKNIAGFLVEPIQGEAGVYVPSEGYLAKAKSLCEKHNVLFIADEVQTGIARTGKLLAVHHENVQPDVLILGKAISGGVYPVSAVLTNNEIMNVIKPGQHGSTFGGNPVAAAVAIAALEVVKEEKLAENAEYLGAILRKGLNEIAERNDLIKLVRGKGLLNAIVINSDEESDLAWEICLKFRDNGLLAKPTHGNKIRFAPPLVMTETQIQECLEIIEKSLNEFK, encoded by the coding sequence ATGACACATACAGAAAACATACTTTCATCAAAATCTGAAGTTTTGATCGAAAAAGAGAATAAATACGGAGCTCATAATTATCATCCGCTTCCTGTGGTTTTAGAAAGAGGTGAAGGAGTATATGTATGGGATGTTGACGGAAAAAAATATTTTGATTTCCTATCGGCTTATTCTGCTGTGAATCAAGGTCACTGTCATCCAAAAATTGTAAAAGCAATGGTGGATCAGGCGCAAAAACTGACTTTGACTTCTCGCGCTTTTTACAATGATAAATTAGGAAATTACGAGGAATATATTACGAAATATTTTGGTTTTGATAAAGTTCTTCCAATGAATACTGGTGCTGAAGCTGTTGAAACCGCACTTAAAATATGCAGAAAATGGGCTTATGAAGTAAAAGGAATTCCTGAGAATCAAGCGCAAGTGATTGTGTGTGAAAACAATTTTCATGGAAGAACCACTACAATCATTTCATTTTCAAATGATGAAACGGCGCGTAAAAACTTCGGACCATTTACTGATGGATTTATAAAAATTGAATACGATAATCTTGAAGCTCTTGAAAAAGCTTTGGAATCATCCAAAAATATTGCTGGATTTTTAGTTGAACCAATTCAGGGCGAAGCTGGAGTTTATGTTCCGTCAGAAGGTTATTTGGCGAAAGCAAAATCATTGTGCGAAAAACATAATGTTTTGTTTATTGCCGATGAAGTTCAAACTGGAATTGCGCGTACAGGAAAATTATTGGCAGTTCACCACGAAAATGTACAACCTGATGTTTTGATTTTAGGAAAAGCAATTTCAGGTGGTGTTTATCCGGTTTCGGCAGTTTTGACGAATAACGAAATCATGAATGTGATTAAACCGGGTCAACACGGATCTACTTTTGGTGGAAATCCTGTTGCGGCAGCGGTGGCGATTGCGGCTCTGGAAGTTGTAAAAGAAGAAAAACTAGCTGAAAATGCAGAATATCTTGGTGCAATTTTGAGAAAAGGTTTAAATGAAATTGCCGAAAGAAATGATTTGATTAAGTTGGTTCGTGGAAAAGGACTTTTGAATGCAATTGTAATCAATAGCGATGAAGAGTCTGATTTGGCTTGGGAAATCTGCTTGAAATTTAGAGACAACGGATTATTGGCAAAACCAACCCACGGAAATAAAATTAGATTTGCGCCGCCATTGGTAATGACTGAGACTCAAATTCAGGAATGTCTTGAAATTATTGAGAAATCTTTGAATGAGTTTAAGTAA
- a CDS encoding Lrp/AsnC family transcriptional regulator, with the protein MDILDEFDIKILKELEKDGRMAFSAIATNLKISNTMVHQRVNRMIEQGVIGGIKPIIQEKNIGFDWASFTGITLNKDSDSDRIIEEMKKIPEITECYYVTGSFTLYIKIVAKNHEHMRKILYEKIDNIPGIAKTDSIIELGCAFKRNISL; encoded by the coding sequence ATGGATATTTTAGACGAATTCGATATTAAAATACTGAAAGAATTAGAAAAAGATGGAAGAATGGCTTTTTCTGCCATTGCAACCAATTTGAAAATTTCAAACACAATGGTGCATCAGCGTGTAAACCGAATGATCGAACAAGGGGTTATTGGTGGAATTAAACCCATTATTCAAGAAAAAAATATCGGCTTTGATTGGGCATCTTTTACCGGAATCACATTAAATAAAGATTCTGATTCTGACCGAATTATCGAAGAAATGAAAAAAATTCCTGAAATTACAGAATGCTACTATGTTACAGGTTCTTTCACGCTTTACATAAAAATTGTGGCAAAAAACCACGAACACATGCGAAAAATTCTTTACGAGAAAATCGACAACATTCCCGGAATTGCTAAAACTGATTCGATTATAGAATTAGGTTGTGCTTTTAAAAGAAATATTTCACTATAA
- a CDS encoding cyanophycinase has product MKNKLLSKFQIQKIIILFLLFSTYLLQAQNPKGKLFIIGGGDRSDELMKQVLAVAELGKKDYIVVLPMSSEEPDSSFIFFKKQMVKLTQNPIVMLNFNKETAQNKKLTDSVQKAKLIFISGGDQTRFMTVAHNTPIKTAIQKAYENGSIISGTSAGAAVMSEKMITGNQKLEKEYTGTFDNIRYDNLETAEGLGLLKTAVIDQHFLKRNRYNRLISALVEFPNLTGIGIDEATAIIVRNNEVEVAGESEVIVVRNPKGILKSTKNNLISIENLQMSIYTAGQKFKIK; this is encoded by the coding sequence ATGAAAAACAAGTTGCTTTCTAAATTTCAAATTCAGAAAATAATTATCCTTTTCTTATTATTTTCAACTTATTTGTTGCAGGCTCAAAATCCAAAAGGGAAATTATTCATCATTGGTGGAGGCGACCGCTCTGACGAATTAATGAAACAAGTTTTGGCTGTAGCCGAATTAGGAAAAAAAGATTATATCGTGGTTTTGCCTATGTCAAGTGAAGAACCTGACAGCTCTTTTATTTTCTTTAAAAAACAAATGGTGAAATTGACGCAAAACCCAATTGTAATGCTGAATTTCAATAAAGAAACTGCCCAAAATAAAAAACTGACAGATTCTGTTCAAAAAGCAAAACTGATTTTCATAAGTGGAGGCGATCAAACTCGTTTTATGACTGTGGCTCATAATACTCCTATAAAAACGGCGATTCAAAAAGCTTATGAAAACGGAAGCATAATTTCTGGAACCAGCGCCGGAGCGGCCGTTATGTCTGAAAAAATGATTACTGGAAACCAAAAATTAGAAAAAGAATATACCGGAACTTTTGATAATATTCGTTACGATAATCTGGAAACTGCTGAAGGTTTAGGCTTATTGAAAACTGCCGTAATCGATCAGCATTTTTTAAAAAGAAACCGTTACAACAGATTAATTTCTGCTTTAGTCGAATTTCCAAATTTGACCGGAATTGGAATTGATGAAGCGACAGCAATTATCGTTCGAAATAATGAAGTTGAAGTTGCGGGAGAAAGTGAAGTCATTGTTGTTCGTAATCCAAAAGGGATTTTAAAATCCACGAAAAACAATCTTATATCCATCGAAAATCTGCAAATGAGCATTTATACGGCTGGACAAAAATTTAAAATCAAATAA
- a CDS encoding penicillin acylase family protein has translation MHNYPKLLKSFFFICLSFQISAQKINTKEIARLENLAKKVTIIRDNWGIPHVYGKTDADAVFGLLYAQCEDDFKRIEMNYIEKLGRLSEIKGQSVLYNDLEIKLLIDVNEAKSDYKKAPEWLKKLLNSYADAINFYLYKHPEVKPALLTHFEPWFPLLWTDGSIGAISTADLSTAELKAFYSGNNDKVAYVEREKYVQTGSNGFAFAPSKTADGNAILYINPHTTFYFRPEVQMTSEEGLNVYGAVTWGQFFIYQGFNENCGWMHTSSNVDVADMYAEKIVDKKGKLFYEFDNKLLPVIEKEITINYKENGKLIPKKFKTYFTNNGPIMAKRDGKWISLKSNNRSMPSLIQSWVRTKSKSFEDYKKAMDLKANTSNNTVYADNKGNIAYWHGNFIPIRDKKLNWSKVVDGSTSATQWKGLHEVDETVHVYNPVNGWLQNCNSSPFSVAGENSPKKSDYIPYMAPDGENFRGVNAVRIFSKGSNYTLDKVIADGYDSKLSIFEILIPSLVNVFEKNVKPESPEFATLKEPIALLKNWDYYAKENSVATTLAVEWAYKLNPIILKAYVDEGEKDQVENTKNFAKNATADQMIPQLQTVLKELETKFGTWQVAWGEINRFQRSSGDIDLKYDDNKPSLPIGYGPGSWGSLPSFKSSYQNNSKKRYGYNGNSFICAVEFGPKIKAKSLLAGGNSGDANSKHFTDQAEMYQKGQFKEVLFYKEDVLKNAEKTYHPGE, from the coding sequence ATGCATAATTATCCTAAACTATTAAAATCCTTCTTTTTCATTTGTCTGAGTTTTCAAATTTCGGCACAAAAAATTAATACAAAAGAGATTGCCCGATTAGAAAATCTCGCCAAAAAAGTTACCATTATTAGGGATAATTGGGGAATTCCGCATGTTTATGGAAAAACGGATGCCGATGCTGTTTTTGGATTACTATACGCTCAATGCGAAGATGATTTTAAGAGAATTGAGATGAATTACATTGAAAAACTGGGACGACTTTCTGAAATAAAAGGACAATCAGTTTTGTATAATGATTTAGAAATTAAACTGTTAATCGATGTAAACGAAGCTAAATCCGATTATAAAAAAGCTCCAGAATGGCTCAAAAAGCTTTTGAACAGTTATGCAGATGCGATCAACTTTTATTTGTACAAACATCCAGAAGTAAAACCAGCACTTTTAACACATTTTGAACCATGGTTTCCATTACTTTGGACTGACGGAAGTATAGGCGCCATTAGCACTGCAGATCTTTCAACAGCCGAATTAAAAGCTTTTTATTCTGGAAATAATGATAAAGTGGCTTACGTAGAAAGAGAAAAATACGTTCAGACCGGCTCAAACGGATTTGCATTTGCTCCATCAAAAACCGCTGACGGAAATGCGATTCTTTACATAAATCCACATACCACTTTTTATTTTAGACCCGAAGTACAAATGACGAGCGAAGAAGGCTTGAATGTTTACGGTGCGGTAACTTGGGGACAATTCTTTATTTATCAAGGCTTCAACGAAAATTGTGGTTGGATGCATACGTCATCAAATGTGGATGTAGCCGATATGTATGCCGAAAAAATCGTCGACAAAAAAGGAAAATTATTTTATGAATTTGACAACAAGCTTTTACCTGTAATCGAGAAAGAAATCACGATCAATTATAAAGAAAATGGAAAATTGATTCCGAAAAAATTCAAAACCTATTTTACTAACAACGGCCCGATTATGGCGAAACGTGACGGAAAATGGATCAGCTTAAAATCGAATAATAGATCGATGCCAAGTTTGATTCAGAGTTGGGTTCGAACAAAATCGAAGAGTTTTGAGGATTACAAAAAAGCAATGGATTTAAAAGCCAATACCTCAAACAATACGGTTTATGCAGACAACAAAGGAAACATTGCCTATTGGCATGGGAATTTTATTCCGATTCGTGATAAAAAATTAAATTGGTCAAAAGTCGTTGATGGCTCAACATCTGCAACGCAATGGAAAGGACTGCATGAGGTTGATGAAACTGTTCATGTTTACAATCCGGTTAATGGCTGGTTGCAAAACTGCAACTCCAGTCCTTTTTCTGTTGCTGGAGAAAACAGTCCTAAAAAATCAGATTATATTCCATACATGGCGCCAGATGGAGAAAATTTCAGAGGCGTGAACGCCGTTAGAATTTTCAGCAAAGGAAGCAATTACACTTTAGACAAAGTAATAGCTGATGGTTATGATTCGAAATTATCCATTTTCGAAATCTTGATTCCGAGTTTAGTAAATGTTTTTGAAAAGAATGTAAAACCAGAATCTCCAGAATTTGCAACTTTAAAAGAACCAATTGCACTATTAAAAAATTGGGATTATTATGCCAAAGAAAATTCTGTTGCAACCACACTAGCCGTTGAATGGGCATATAAATTAAACCCAATTATTTTGAAAGCTTATGTTGACGAAGGCGAAAAAGATCAAGTTGAAAACACGAAGAATTTTGCAAAAAATGCTACGGCTGACCAAATGATTCCGCAATTGCAAACTGTTTTGAAAGAATTGGAAACAAAATTTGGAACTTGGCAAGTGGCTTGGGGCGAAATCAACCGTTTTCAGCGTTCTAGTGGCGATATTGATTTAAAATATGATGATAACAAACCTAGTTTACCTATTGGTTACGGCCCTGGCTCTTGGGGAAGTTTGCCTTCTTTCAAAAGCAGTTACCAAAACAATTCAAAAAAGCGTTATGGTTATAATGGAAACAGTTTTATCTGCGCAGTTGAATTTGGCCCAAAAATTAAAGCAAAATCATTATTAGCCGGCGGTAATAGCGGAGATGCAAACTCAAAACATTTCACCGATCAAGCCGAAATGTATCAAAAAGGACAGTTTAAAGAGGTTCTGTTTTACAAAGAAGATGTCCTTAAAAATGCCGAAAAAACATATCATCCGGGAGAATAA
- a CDS encoding dienelactone hydrolase family protein — protein sequence MKNPFLFIFATILFSNTISAQLKSVKYADGSQALNGLSIKPAKKSSNNPGILLLPAWLGIDTASKKYAEDLSKLGYHVFIADIYGEGNYPKNTSEAGKQAGFYKTNYEAYQKRINVALQELIKSGANADNIVVIGYCFGGTGVLEAARGHLNVKGVVSFHGGLGKDAKRPTEPITAKVLVCHGADDPFVPKEEITAFQQEMRDSKADWQMIYYANSVHSFTNPEAGNDNSKGAAYNAVAAKRSFDHLLLFLNEVLKK from the coding sequence ATGAAAAATCCATTTCTCTTTATCTTTGCTACTATTCTGTTTTCTAACACTATAAGCGCACAATTAAAATCCGTAAAATATGCTGACGGAAGCCAAGCATTAAACGGATTATCGATCAAACCTGCCAAAAAAAGCAGCAACAATCCAGGTATTTTGTTGCTTCCAGCATGGCTGGGAATCGATACTGCTTCTAAAAAATATGCTGAAGACTTATCAAAACTAGGTTATCATGTTTTTATCGCAGACATTTATGGCGAAGGCAACTATCCTAAAAATACTTCTGAAGCAGGAAAACAAGCAGGTTTTTATAAAACCAATTACGAGGCGTATCAAAAAAGAATCAACGTTGCCTTGCAGGAATTAATCAAATCTGGGGCAAATGCTGATAATATTGTAGTAATTGGTTATTGTTTTGGCGGAACAGGAGTTCTTGAAGCTGCACGCGGACATTTGAATGTAAAAGGAGTTGTTTCTTTTCACGGAGGCTTAGGCAAAGATGCCAAAAGACCTACAGAACCTATTACTGCTAAAGTTTTGGTTTGCCATGGCGCGGATGATCCATTTGTTCCAAAAGAAGAAATCACTGCTTTTCAACAAGAAATGCGTGATTCAAAAGCCGATTGGCAAATGATTTATTATGCAAATTCTGTTCACTCATTTACAAATCCAGAAGCAGGAAATGACAATTCAAAAGGTGCAGCCTATAATGCTGTAGCCGCAAAAAGATCTTTTGATCATTTGCTTCTTTTCTTGAATGAAGTCCTAAAAAAATAA